The genomic region TACCGCTCGTCGGAATCCGCCTTTTCTTCCTCGGCATCGACCACCTCCGAGAGCTCACCGATCAATTCCTGAACCTTCATCGTCAGGTGCTGGGCAATGTACAGAATGAGTTCGGCAGCGGTTTTCGGACCCTGTCCCTCTTCCAGCAGCACCAGCAATTCATCGGTTGCCCGCAATGGCCGCAGGCGCAGGGAAATCACCCGCTGGGCCGCCGCGAAGATCCGTACCGAAACCATGTCCTCGGGCTCGGCGCCTGGATTGAGGTTGACTCCGCGCAGGAACAGCAGCAATTCGCTGTCCGGCAACGGCAACAGCCGCGGGCGGGTGTTCTCTTCCAGCAACAGGTTGCAACTGAAATCACTCAGGCCGCTGGAGTTACGCAGCCAGGTCTGGGTTTGCGGATGACTGCGATCCCAATGCAGCCAGAGGCTTTCCTGAGGCTGCAACTGCAGGTCATCCAGCTCGGTCCGAGCAATCGAGCGCGCACCACCCTTACCATCGAGAACCAGGGCATGCACCAGCCCCCATTGCGCGTTGTCTTCCTCGAACATCCCTACCCCTGTGGTCTATTTCGAAAGATTACTCAGGCATTTTCAGCGGAGTGGGCGAGACGATCACCCCATTGTTGTCCGCATACACGTATTCACCCGGCCGGAAAGTGACACCCGCGAAGGTCACCGGCACGTTCAGGTCGCCGATACCGCGCTTGTCGGTTTTCATCGGGTGACTGGCCAGGGCCTGTACCCCCAGGTCGGTCTGCGCGATCACATCGACATCGCGAATACAGCCATAGATCACCAGCCCTTCCCAACCATTCTTCGCCGCTTTCTCGGCGATCATGTCACCAAGCAGCGCACGCCGCAGCGAACCACCGCCATCGACGACAAGCACCTTGCCATTGCCGTTGAGCTCGGCCTGGTCCTTGACCAGGGAGTTATCCTCGAAACACTTGATGGTCACGATCTCGCCACCGAAGGAGTCGCGGCCACCGAAGTTGCTGAACATCGGCTCAAGCACCTGCACCAGCTCCGGATAGGCATCGCACAGGTCGGGAGTGACGTAATGGTTCATGGACAAACTCCTGTCGGTGAAAGAACGTAATCGAGGTACCCAGCATCCTCGGCACCTGCTTGAAGAAACGCTCTATCCAGTCGATTGTTTAGACAATGACCAGAAATGCTCAATGCGTCATATGTTAGCCGCAACCATCTTGAAGCGAAATGCCCTTGTCAGAGCGCTGGCTGAACCTCGGCTGACTGAACCGGCAGAAAAGCCTGCGGATCGCGCAGCCAATCGGCAACCAACGGCCAGACTTCGGCCTGCGCCGGTTTGCTGACCAACATCTCGACATGCCCGAATGGCGAGCTGAACCCGGCCTCGCGACCCAGGCAGATAAAGCGCTTGAGCGGCGAACCGATCTGCTCGAACAACTTTCGACAGGCCCATGCCGGGTCCTGCCGGTCACCCTCGGCGCTCACCGCCAGCACCGGTACATCGACCTCGGCCAGACCCTCCCACCAGTTGCGCTCCTTGTCACCGAAACGACCGAACAGGCCATACCAACGCATGCTTTCCAACGCCAGGCCGATCGGCTCATCCTCCGGCCCGCGTTTGAGACGCGAGCCCGACAGATGGGCGAAGCGCTTGAGCAGCAAACGCCCGCTCCACTCCACCGGCGGAATCTTCAAGGGCCAATAGGTACGACTGACCTGGCAACCGAACAAGGCCGCCGAGGCCACTGCTGGCGCGCCCAGGTACTGGCCGCCCAGAGCAGCCGCCAGGGTCGTGCCACCCAGGGAGTGGCCGATCCAGTGGGGAATCTGGCCACTCTGCTCACGAACGAAAGCCGCGATGGCCGGCAGATCGTAACGGGCGTAATCGGCGACGCGGTTCTTGCGATAATCCTGGTTGCGCACGGAAAGGCCATGGCCGCGCATCTCCGCAACCCAGACATCGAAACCGGCGCGCGCCAGATAGGCGCCCAGACCAATGCCCTTGGGCGAGAACCAGAAACGTCGGTTGGAAAAACTGCCATGCAGGAGAATGACCGGCACGCCACGGGCCTGCGGTTCGTCGGCCAGCCCAAGGCGGGTCACCGCCAGCTCGACGGTGAGATCGGGGCTGTTGCCCGGTTTCAAACGATAGACATCTTCGCTCAGGTCGCCACGACGCTCGGCGCTGAGCAAAGCCACCGGAAAAAGATCACTGCTGCTTTGCATAAGGCTCTTGCACAAAAAAGGGCGATGCCTGCGCGGCTTCGCCCCATATGACACAAAGTACCCGCGCCGAGGCGCCGGTACCCCCTCTTTCGGATTACGCCTGGCCTTCGGCCAGGAAGAACCAGGTTTCCAGCACGCTATCGGGGTTCAGGGACACGCTTTCGATGCCCTGTTCCATCAGCCAGCGCGCCAGATCCGGATGGTCGGAAGGCCCCTGGCCGCAGATACCGATGTACTTGCCGGCCTTGTTGCAGGCCTGGATGGCGTTGGACAGCAGCTTCTTCACCGCCGGGTTACGCTCATCGAACAGGTGCGCGATGATCCCCGAGTCGCGGTCCAGGCCCAGGGTCAGCTGGGTCAGGTCGTTGGAGCCGATGGAGAAACCGTCGAAGTGTTCGAGGAACTCGTCGGCCAGAATCGCGTTGGACGGCAGCTCGCACATCATGATCACGCGCAGGCCGTCCTGGCCGCGGGCCAGGCCGTTGGCCGCCAGCAGTTCGACCACCTGGCTGGCTTCGCCGAGGGTACGGACGAACGGCACCATGATCTCGACGTTGGTCAGGCCCATTTCGTTACGCACACGCTTGAGTGCACGGCACTCCAGCTCGAAACAGTCACGGAACGATTCGCTGATGTAGCGCGAAGCGCCACGGAAGCCCAGCATCGGGTTTTCTTCTTCCGGCTCGTAGAGCTTGCCGCCGATCAGGTTGGCGTATTCGTTGGACTTGAAGTCCGACAGACGCACGATGACCTTCTTCGGCCAGAATGCGGCCGCCAGGGTGCTGATGCCTTCAACCAGCTTCTCGACATAAAAACCGACCGGGTCGTCGTAGCCGGCGATGCGCTTGTCGACGCTTTCCTTGATTTCCAGCGGCAGCCCGGCGTAGTTCAGCAACGCCTTGGGGTGCACACCGATCATGCGGTTGATGATGAACTCCAGGCGGGCCAGGCCCACACCGGCGTTCGGCAACTGCGCAAAGTCGAAGGCACGATCCGGGTTGCCGACGTTCATCATGATCTTGAACGGCAGTTCCGGCATGGCATCGACGGAGTTTTTCTTGATGTCGAAGCCCAGTTCGCCTTCGAAGATATAGCCGGTGTCGCCTTCGGCGCAGGACACGGTGACGCCCTGGCCGTCCTTGAGCAGTTCGGTGGCGTTGCCGCAACCGACCACCGCCGGAATACCCAGCTCACGGGCGATGATCGCCGCGTGGCAGGTACGCCCGCCACGGTTGGTGACGATGGCACTGGCGCGCTTCATCACCGGTTCCCAGTCCGGGTCGGTCATGTCGGAGACCAGTACGTCGCCGGGCTGGACCTTGTCCATCTCGGACACGTCCTTGATGATCCGCACCTTGCCGGCGCCGATGCGCTGGCCAATGGCACGACCTTCGGCCAGCACGGTGCCGGTTTCCTTGAGCAGGTAGCGCTCCATGACGTTGGCCTGGGTGCGGCTCTTCACGGTTTCCGGACGCGCCTGGACGATGTACAGCTTGCCGTCGTCACCGTCCTTGGCCCACTCGATGTCCATCGGGCACTGATAGTGCTTCTCGATGATCATCGCCTGCTTGGCCAGCTCGCTGACTTCGGCGTCACTCAGGCAGAAGCGCGCGCGGTCGGCCTTGTCGACGTCGACGGTCTTGACCGAACGACCGGCCTTGGCCTCGTCGCCGTAGATCATCTTGATTGCCTTGCTACCCAGATTGCGGCGCAGGATCGCCGGGCGACCGGCAGCCAGGGTGTTCTTGTGAACGTAGAACTCGTCCGGGTTGACCGCACCCTGCACGACGGTTTCACCCAGACCGTAGGCGCCGGTGATGAACACCACGTCACGAAAGCCCGACTCGGTGTCGAGGGTGAACATCACGCCGGCGGTACCGGTTTCCGAACGGACCATGCGCTGCACGCCAGCCGACAGGGCCACCAGCTTGTGGTCGAAGCCCTGGTGCACGCGGTAGGAAATGGCGCGGTCGTTGAACAGCGAAGCGAACACTTCCTTGGCCGCGCGGATGACGTTTTCGACGCCGCGGATGTTCAGGAAGGTTTCCTGCTGGCCAGCGAAGGAGGCGTCCGGCAGGTCTTCGGCGGTGGCCGAGGAACGCACGGCCACGGCCATGTCCGGATTGCCCGCCGACAGCGCGGCGAAAGCGGTGCGGATCTCGCTGTTGAGACGCTCGGGGAATTCGGCTTCCATGATCCACTGGCGGATCTGCGCGCCGGTTTTGGCCAGGGCATTGACGTCGTCGACATCCAGCGCGTCGAGCGCTGCATGGATCTGGTCGTTCAGGCCGCTGAGTTCGAGAAAATCACGATACGCCTGAGCCGTAGTGGCAAAGCCGCCGGGAACCGACACACCGGCGCCCGCGAGGTTACTGATCATCTCGCCAAGGGATGCGTTCTTGCCCCCTACGTGCTCCACATCATGGACGCCGAGCTTATCGAGGGAAACTACGTACTCTACCAAGGTGATCTCTCCACTGACTGTGTTGGATAAAGCTCAGGAGCGGGCCATGCTGAGATGGCTGGTCTGTCCGCTCTGTGGCCTGGACCTGGAAAATAAGTGAGAATGCCAGCCACTCCAGGCCGGCAAATCCCGCCTATCATACTCCAAGAATCGTCATCAGCTTAAGGCCCAAGGCGCAAATGAAACGATCTGCTTTCTTTATCTCCGATGGCACCGGCATCACCGCCGAAACCCTGGGTCAAAGCCTGTTGGCGCAGTTCGAGAACATTACCTTCGCCAAATCCACGCAACCCTACATCGACAGCGTGGACAAGGCCCGGGCCATGGTCCAGAAGATCAACAGCGCCGCAGAACGGGACGGTTTCCGTCCGATCATCTTCGACACCATTGTCAATCAGGACATTCGTGAGATTCTCGCAACGTCCAATGGTTTCATGATCGACATTTTCTCCACCTTCCTCGCCCCACTGGAGCAGGAGTTGAGCGAGCACTCCTCGTACTCGGTAGGCAAATCCCACTCGATAGGCGGCAACTCCAACTATATGGAGCGGATCGAGGCGGTGAATTTCGCCCTCGACAACGACGACGGCGCCCGCACCCACTACTACGACAAGGCCGACCTGATCCTGGTCGGCGTGTCGCGCTGCGGCAAGACACCGACGTGCCTGTACATGGCGATGCAGTTCG from Pseudomonas asplenii harbors:
- a CDS encoding zinc transporter ZntB; amino-acid sequence: MFEEDNAQWGLVHALVLDGKGGARSIARTELDDLQLQPQESLWLHWDRSHPQTQTWLRNSSGLSDFSCNLLLEENTRPRLLPLPDSELLLFLRGVNLNPGAEPEDMVSVRIFAAAQRVISLRLRPLRATDELLVLLEEGQGPKTAAELILYIAQHLTMKVQELIGELSEVVDAEEEKADSDERYCPEHGAVVQIRRRAAGLKRFLAPQRDIFGQLTRIKLGWFASDDADYWNELNNSLTRYLEELELTRERVGLLLEAEDRRLNQHMNKIMYRFGIITGIFLPMSFLTGLLGINVGGIPGSQDPYGFIIACLLIVGVAFGQWWLFRRLRWF
- the rraA gene encoding ribonuclease E activity regulator RraA, yielding MNHYVTPDLCDAYPELVQVLEPMFSNFGGRDSFGGEIVTIKCFEDNSLVKDQAELNGNGKVLVVDGGGSLRRALLGDMIAEKAAKNGWEGLVIYGCIRDVDVIAQTDLGVQALASHPMKTDKRGIGDLNVPVTFAGVTFRPGEYVYADNNGVIVSPTPLKMPE
- a CDS encoding alpha/beta fold hydrolase; protein product: MQSSSDLFPVALLSAERRGDLSEDVYRLKPGNSPDLTVELAVTRLGLADEPQARGVPVILLHGSFSNRRFWFSPKGIGLGAYLARAGFDVWVAEMRGHGLSVRNQDYRKNRVADYARYDLPAIAAFVREQSGQIPHWIGHSLGGTTLAAALGGQYLGAPAVASAALFGCQVSRTYWPLKIPPVEWSGRLLLKRFAHLSGSRLKRGPEDEPIGLALESMRWYGLFGRFGDKERNWWEGLAEVDVPVLAVSAEGDRQDPAWACRKLFEQIGSPLKRFICLGREAGFSSPFGHVEMLVSKPAQAEVWPLVADWLRDPQAFLPVQSAEVQPAL
- the ppsA gene encoding phosphoenolpyruvate synthase, which translates into the protein MVEYVVSLDKLGVHDVEHVGGKNASLGEMISNLAGAGVSVPGGFATTAQAYRDFLELSGLNDQIHAALDALDVDDVNALAKTGAQIRQWIMEAEFPERLNSEIRTAFAALSAGNPDMAVAVRSSATAEDLPDASFAGQQETFLNIRGVENVIRAAKEVFASLFNDRAISYRVHQGFDHKLVALSAGVQRMVRSETGTAGVMFTLDTESGFRDVVFITGAYGLGETVVQGAVNPDEFYVHKNTLAAGRPAILRRNLGSKAIKMIYGDEAKAGRSVKTVDVDKADRARFCLSDAEVSELAKQAMIIEKHYQCPMDIEWAKDGDDGKLYIVQARPETVKSRTQANVMERYLLKETGTVLAEGRAIGQRIGAGKVRIIKDVSEMDKVQPGDVLVSDMTDPDWEPVMKRASAIVTNRGGRTCHAAIIARELGIPAVVGCGNATELLKDGQGVTVSCAEGDTGYIFEGELGFDIKKNSVDAMPELPFKIMMNVGNPDRAFDFAQLPNAGVGLARLEFIINRMIGVHPKALLNYAGLPLEIKESVDKRIAGYDDPVGFYVEKLVEGISTLAAAFWPKKVIVRLSDFKSNEYANLIGGKLYEPEEENPMLGFRGASRYISESFRDCFELECRALKRVRNEMGLTNVEIMVPFVRTLGEASQVVELLAANGLARGQDGLRVIMMCELPSNAILADEFLEHFDGFSIGSNDLTQLTLGLDRDSGIIAHLFDERNPAVKKLLSNAIQACNKAGKYIGICGQGPSDHPDLARWLMEQGIESVSLNPDSVLETWFFLAEGQA
- the ppsR gene encoding posphoenolpyruvate synthetase regulatory kinase/phosphorylase PpsR, coding for MKRSAFFISDGTGITAETLGQSLLAQFENITFAKSTQPYIDSVDKARAMVQKINSAAERDGFRPIIFDTIVNQDIREILATSNGFMIDIFSTFLAPLEQELSEHSSYSVGKSHSIGGNSNYMERIEAVNFALDNDDGARTHYYDKADLILVGVSRCGKTPTCLYMAMQFGIRAANYPLTEEDMERLQLPTALRAHQHKLFGLTIDPDRLTAIRNERKPNSRYSSYAQCEFEVREVENLFRRENIPHINSTHFSVEEISAKILVEKGVERRFK